Below is a window of Cyanobacteria bacterium FACHB-DQ100 DNA.
CTGTTGTAAACATTGCGTTCTGCTTTTAATTCAGAATCCCAATGTGTTTTGTTCGATGGTGTGAATACGGAAGTGATCATGTCTAATAACTTGTGGAAATCGCTGCTGGTTAATCCAGTGCTGCTTGGTGCTACGCTGACTGTCTCCGCTGCTCTTGGTGCAACTGGCGTTGCTGCGAACGAAGTCAAAGCTGATGCAACGACTCAAACTGTTTCCTCACTCGATCAATTAAGTGCCTATAGCAATGAGGGTGTTGTTTCAGCAAATCAAGCTGGACAAGTCACCTCGGTTTCTCAGCTCTCGGATGTGCGCCCGACTGACTGGGCATTCCAAGCCCTGCAATCCCTCGTTGAACGCTACGGCTGTATCGCGGGTTATCCCGATCGTACCTTCCGCGGCAA
It encodes the following:
- a CDS encoding S-layer homology domain-containing protein, which produces MSNNLWKSLLVNPVLLGATLTVSAALGATGVAANEVKADATTQTVSSLDQLSAYSNEGVVSANQAGQVTSVSQLSDVRPTDWAFQALQSLVERYGCIAGYPDRTFRG